Proteins encoded by one window of Manduca sexta isolate Smith_Timp_Sample1 chromosome 12, JHU_Msex_v1.0, whole genome shotgun sequence:
- the LOC115452088 gene encoding glucose dehydrogenase [FAD, quinone] — protein sequence MDPASVLEANRVIQHAFSVISVLNLTADSLPKPALVSDGACYDYIVVGGGSAGCVLASRLSELSGVQVLLIEAGPLTPFESTLPALTAYLTRSRYDWNYTTENDGYAAQGHKDKVLALTRGKVLGGTSAINSFIHVRGAPHDFDTWAASIDDSRWNYTNVLPFFIKSEKFRDRAIENSRYRTFHGTKGYLGLTREPDPANKVYLDMFKEVGNRLVLDINGKDATGFTQPMFTILDGRRQDTAYAFLSPVKRRCNLHVLTDTLVTEVIFDDQNRAVGVRALTKQNRLITLRASKEVILSAGVFNSPQLLMLSGIGPREHLKDMNITVRVDLPVGMNFQDHPQTLILYDMEKECALPLVQDPGKFPGRVVMGLVALNDRQPYGDYEAVTFTRISVVAGLEYCSLAFRFNDTICTSIIQKVKGKRLLAAMVSILHPKSRGRVMLRSSNPKDSPIVFAGYFSEDIDLKNHVKSLKHFSRIMKSSYFKRVRGKMLLPSLPQCDRLKLFSDEHWRCYALVMTGASYHFVGTCAMGLVVDSELRVRGVRNLRVVDASIMPNNTSGNTNAPTIMISERAADFIIQDYKAAKKNNL from the exons ATGGACCCGGCGAGTGTATTGGAAGCTAACCGGGTAATCCAGCATGCGTTCAGCGTGATCTCTGTACTGAATCTCACGGCAGACTCGCTGCCGAAGCCTGCGCTTGTGTCTG ACGGTGCCTGCTATGATTACATTGTTGTGGGCGGTGGTTCGGCGGGCTGCGTGCTCGCGAGCAGGTTGTCCGAGCTGAGCGGCGTGCAGGTGCTGCTAATCGAGGCCGGACCGCTCACGCCCTTCGAGTCCACC CTCCCTGCTCTCACGGCTTACTTGACTAGATCGCGCTATGACTGGAATTACACCACGGAGAATGATGGCTATGCCGCGCAGGGGCACAAGGACAAAGTGTTGGCGTTGACCCGCGGCAAGGTGTTGGGCGGCACGAGTGCCATCAACTCCTTTATCCATGTAAGAGGTGCGCCGCATGACTTTGACACGTGGGCTGCTAGCATCGACGACTCGCGCTGGAACTACACAAACGTCCTGCCCTTCTTCATCAAGAGCGAGAAGTTTCGAGACCGCGCCATAGAAAACTCTCGCTACAGAACCTTCCACGGAACTAAGGGATATTTGGGGCTCACTAGAGAACCAGATCCGGCCAATAAAGTATACCTTGACATGTTTAAAGAAGTCGGTAACCGTTTGGTTTTAGACATAAATGGCAAAGACGCTACTGGCTTTACTCAGCCAATGTTCACGATCTTAGACGGGCGACGCCAGGACACTGCGTATGCGTTCCTTTCACCTGTGAAGCGGCGCTGCAACCTGCACGTGCTCACCGACACGCTTGTCACGGAGGTCATCTTCGACGATCAAAACAGGGCGGTCGGCGTACGCGCTCTCACCAAACAAAACAGACTCATCACTCTGAGGGCCAGTAAAGAAGTCATTCTCTCTGCTGGTGTCTTCAATTCCCCTCAACTGCTTATGCTGTCTGGGATCGGGCCGAGAGAGCATCTGAAAGACATGAATATAACTGTTCGAGTAGATCTACCAGTTGGAATGAATTTCCAAGATCATCCTCAAACTTTAATATTGTATGATATGGAGAAGGAGTGTGCATTGCCGCTCGTGCAAGATCCCGGTAAGTTTCCTGGACGCGTAGTGATGGGCCTTGTAGCGTTGAACGACCGTCAGCCCTATGGTGACTACGAGGCTGTTACCTTCACCAGGATCAGTGTGGTTGCCGGGTTAGAGTATTGTTCTCTTGCCTTTCGATTTAATGATACAATATGCACGTCAATTATTCAGAAGGTAAAAGGTAAAAGATTATTAGCAGCGATGGTATCAATTTTACACCCGAAGTCGCGTGGCCGCGTCATGTTGCGCAGTTCCAACCCCAAAGACTCTCCCATCGTCTTTGCTGGCTACTTCTCCGAagacattgatttaaaaaaccATGTAAAATCCTTGAAACACTTTTCTCGTATAATGAAATCCTCTTACTTCAAACGAGTCCGAGGGAAGATGCTGCTGCCGAGCTTGCCGCAGTGCGATAGGCTGAAGTTGTTTAGTGACGAGCACTGGCGCTGCTACGCGCTGGTCATGACGGGTGCTAGTTACCACTTCGTCGGCACGTGCGCCATGGGCCTGGTcgttgactccgagctgcgcgTGCGCGGCGTTCGGAACCTGCGCGTGGTCGACGCCAGCATAATGCCCAATAATACCAGCGGTAACACCAACGCGCCCACCATCATGATCAGCGAGAGGGCGGCAGATTTTATCATACAGGATTACAAGGCCGCgaagaaaaacaatttataa